The window GGGTGCGATGGATCGTCTCCAGCTCTTTCATCAGCTGCTGATCATCCAGGAGGCCCGGGTCGACTCCGGTCATGGCGCTACCCCGATCGTCGTGTCTCCCTCCACCCTACGAACACCCGGGGCACAACGCGCCCCAAAGGGGCGCGGGGCTGTGACATATACGGCTCCGCCGTGCGGGCGCGCCCAGCCCCATCGGCCCCGCAGACAACGAACGACCCTCCAGTTGCCTACCGAACCCGCTCGACCCGCCGCTCATCCCAAACCGGCTCCGCCGACTCCCGCACACGACCGTCGCTGCCGAACACCAGATACCGATCGAACGAACGGGCGAACCAGCGGTCATGCGTGACCGCGAGAACCGTGCCCTGGAAAGCCTCCAGCCCCTCCTGAAGCGCCTCGGCCGACTCCAGGTCGAGGTTGTCCGTGGGCTCGTCCAGCAGCAGCGCCGTACAGCCCTCCAGCTCCAGGAGAAGGATCTGGAAGCGGGCCTGCTGCCCGCCGGAGAGCCGGTCGAAGCGCTGCTCGGCCTGGGCGGTCAGCTCGTAGCGCCGCAGCCGGGACGCGGCGGCACCACGGTCCTGGGAGTGCTCGGACCACAGGATGTCGAGCAGGGTGCGCCCCTCCAGCTCGGGATGGGCGTGGGTCTGCGCGAAGTGGCCGGCCACGACACGCGCACCGAGCTTCCACTCCCCCGTGTGCGTGACGTCTCCGCCCGCGAGGAGCCGCAGGAAATGCGACTTGCCTGAGCCGTTCGAGCCGAGGACGGCGACCCGCTCGCCGTAGAAGACCTCCAGGTCGAAGGGTTTCATCAGCCCGGTGAGTTCGAGCCCCTTGCAGGTCACGGCCCGTACGCCGGTGCGGCCGCCGTGCAGGCGCATGGTGATGTCCTGCTCGCGCGGCGGCTCCGGCGGCGGTCCCGCCTCCTCGAACTTGCGGAGCCTGGTCTGCGCGGCCTGGTAGCGGGAGGCCAGCTCATGGCTGATGGAGGCCGCCTGCCGCAGGTTGAGCACCAGCTTCTTCAGCTGGGCGTGCTTCTCGTCCCAGCGCCGCCGCAGCTCCTCGAAGCGCGCGAAGCGCTCCCGGCGTGCCTCGTGGTACGTGTCGAAGCCGCCGCCGTGCACCCAGGCGTCGGCGCCGGCGGGCCCGGGCTCGACGCTCACGATCTTCTCGGCGGAGCGGGCGAGCAGCTCCCGGTCGTGGGAGACGAACAGGACCGTCTTGCGGGTCTCCCGCAGCCGCTCCTCCAGCCAGCGCTTTCCGGGCACGTCGAGGTAGTTGTCCGGCTCGTCGAGCAGCAGTACCTCGTCGGTGCCGCGCAGCAGGGCCTCCAGGACGAGCCGCTTCTGCTCACCGCCGGAGAGCGTGCGCACCTCGCGGAACTGCGCCTTGTCGTACGGGATGCCGAGCGCGGCCGTGGTGCACATGTCCCAGAGGGTCTCCGCCTCGTACCCCTGGACCTCCGCCCAGTCGGAGAGCGCCTGCGCGTAGCTCATCTGGGCGGCTTCGTCGTCGACGGTCATGATGAGGTGCTCGGCGCGGTCGACGGCCTGGGCGGCCTCCCGGATCCGCGGCTGGGCGACCGACACGAGCAGGTCCCGTACGGTCGACTCGTCCCGTACGGATCCCACGAACTGGCGCATCACGCCGAGACCGCCGCTCACCGTGACGGTGCCGGCGTGCGGCTTGAGCTCGCCGGAGATCAGCCGCAGCAGTGTCGTCTTCCCGGCTCCGTTGGGCCCGACCAGCGCGACCGCGGCCCCTTCGCCCACCCGGAAGGACACATCGCCGAGCAGCGCCCTCCCGTCGGGAAGGTAGTACTCCAGGTGCGCGGCTTCGAGATGTCCCATGGTTGGGCATTGTCCGGGGTGGGCGGGGCGCGCGGCAAACGGGTTACCCGGTCGGCGGCCGCCTCCGCACGCGGGCTCGGACCGGAGCGGCGGTCGGAGCGGCGGACGGAGCGGCGGACGGAGGACAGACACGTCACACAACCCGTTCTCGTCGAACAGACATGCGCGGCGGAGCCCTGTCTGGGTACACGATGGTGCATGACCGCAGACCTGGATCTCACCGTCACCGGACCCGGCCACGCCCTGCGCGACCGGCTGCTGGCCCTCGACTGCCGCCTCTTCGAGGCCGTGGCGGCCCGGCACTGGCCGGGCGCCGACCCGCTGCTGCCGAAGCTGAGCCGCAGCGCGAACCACGGCCTGCTGTGGTTCGGCACGGCGGCGGCGCTGGCGGCGACCCGCTCGCCGCGGGCCCGCCGCGCGGCCGTCCGCGGTGTCGCCTCGCTGGCTCTGGCCTCGGCCACCATCAACACCCTCGGCAAGCGCTCGGTGCGCCGGCCGCGGCCTCTGCTGGACGCGGTGCCGATGGTCCGGCAGCTGAAGCGCCAGCCGATCACCACCTCGTTCCCGTCGGGGCACTCGGCGTCGGCGGCGGCCTTCGCGACGGGTGTCGCGCTGGAGTCCCGCCCCCTGGGCGCGGTGGTGGCCCCGGTGGCCGCCGCGGTGGCCCTCTCCCGTATCTACACGGGCGCGCACTTCCCGAGCGACGTGCTCGTCGGGGCGGCGTTCGGCGCGGGCGCCGCCTTCGCCGTACGCGGACTGGTGCCGACCCGCGACCAGCTGCCGCCTCCCGGCCGTCCGCGCGCGGACGCGCCCGCGCTGCCGGACGGGGAGGGCCTGGTCATGGTGGTCAACAGGGCGGCGGGCAGCTCGGACCGTGTCCGCGCCCTCGGTGACGCCCTGCCGCGCGCCGAGCTCGTGGAGTGCGAACCGGCCGATCTCCGGTCCGAGTTGGAGAAGGCGGCGGCCCGCGCCGAGGTGCTGGGCGTCTGCGGCGGCGACGGCACGGTGAACGCGGCCGCCACGGTGGCCCTGCGTCACGGCCTCCCGCTCGCCGTGCTGCCCGGCGGCACGCTCAACCACTTCGCGCAGGACCTGGGCGTGGAGGACGTACGCGATCTGAGCCAGGCCCTGCGGGAAGGCGATGCCGTACGGGTCGACGTGGGCCTCTTCTCCGCCGACGGCACCGAGGGCTACTTCCTCAACACGTGCAGCCTCGGCGTCTATCCGGAGCTGGTGCGCGAGCGGGACCGCTGGTCGAAGCGGATCGGCGGCTGGCCGGCGGGAGTGGTGGCGACCCTGCGCGTGCTGCGCGCCGACCGGCACCCCCTGAAGGCCGAACTCGGCGGCAAGGAGCACCCGTTGTGGCTCCTGTTCGCCGGAAACGGCACGTACCACCGGATGGGTCCGCTGCCCGCCCGCCGCTACGACCTCGCGGACGGCCGCCTGGACGTACGGGTCGTGCACGGGGGCCGCTTCCCGGCCGTACGCCTCCTCGCGGCGGCCGTCGCCGGGCCTCTCACTCGCTCCCCGGCACACGCGGCGGTCCGCGTCGGCGCGCTCCGCGTGGAGGGCGTCGAGCCCGGCACTCTGCTGGCCTACGACGGCGAGGTCACCACCGTGGAGGGCGAGGTGACGCTGCGGAAGCTGCCCGAGGCACTGACGGTGTACCGGCCGCTCCAGCAGCGACGCTGACCTCACGCGACCGGTCCGCATGGCAAGACGCGGGTCTCATCATTCGACATGGCGGCGTACGGTGACACGTATCGCTCGCGGAGCAGCTCCGCAGGCCCGGTCCGAGGGTTACGAGGGAATGGGGACGCCATGTCGAAGGAGACCGCCGTCTACACGCACGGCCACCACGAGTCCGTGCTGCGCTCGCACACCTGGCGCACCGCCGTGAACTCGGCGGCCTACCTCCTCCCCTCGCTGAAGCCGCACATGAGGATCCTGGACATCGGCTGCGGGCCCGGGACCATCACCGCCGACCTGGCGGAACTGGTCCCGGACGGACACGTCACCGCCGTCGACCACGCGCCGGGCATCCTGGAGCGGGCCCGGGCCACCGCGACCGAACGGGGCCTGGACAACGTCGAGTTCGCGGTCGCTGACGTCCACGCGCTGGAGTATCCGGACGACACCTTCTGCGTCGTCCACGCGCACCAGGTGCTGCAGCACGTGGGCGACCCGGTGCAGGCGCTGCGCGAGATGCACCGGGTCACGAAACCGGGCGGCTTCGTGGCCGTGCGCGACTCGGACTACGCGGCGATGACCTGGTACCCGCTGTCGCGGGGCATGGACGACTGGCTGGACCTCTACCGCCGGGTGGCCCGCGCGAACGGCGGCGAGCCGGACGCCGGGCGGCGCCTGAAATCCTGGGCGCTGACGGCCGGCTTCACCGACATCACGAGTTCGTCGAGCACCTGGTGCTACGCCACCGCCGAGGAGCGCGCCTGGTGGAGCGGTCTGTGGGCGGACCGTACGGTCGCCTCCGCGTACGCGGACCGCGCCACGGAGGGCGGTCACGCGACGGCCGAGCGGCTGGACGCGGTCTCGGAGGCGTGGCGGGAGTGGGGCCGGCAGGAGGACGCCTGGTTCTCCGTCCTGCACGGGGAAATTCTCTGCCGGAAACCGGCCTGAATTCCTTGATCCGGGAAACCCGGCCAGTAGGAGGTAATAAACTATGGTTCCCATCCTGCTGGTACTGCTTCTGGCGCTCATCCTTTTCGGCGCCGGATTCGCGTTGAAAATTCTCTGGTGGATCGCACTGATAGTAATCGTGGTGTGGCTACTGGGATTCCTGGTGCGCGGCACGAGCGCGAGCGGTTCCAGGGGCCGCTGGTATCGCTGGTAGTTCTGCCGGTATTTCCGTATCCACCGGTGGCTCTACACCCTGGGAAGTAGCGGTCCGAGCGGCCCGAGGTCCGGATTCAGGTCCTCGGGCCGCAACCCGTAGCGGTGGAGCAGGTCGACAAGAGCGATCTAGCGGCGTGCCACGACGGTCACGGGTCCTCCCCGCTGAACGAGTAGGCCGCCCAGGGGCCGGTGAGTTCGACACGGAGTCCGGGAAAGCCGTCCTTCGTACGGTCCACCAGTTCCACGAACGCCTCGGATTCCGAACGCGGCACCAGATAGGCGGCGTTCAGTACGTTCCGGCCGGACTCACGGGAGAGCGTCGCGTTCCGCGGCGCATGGATCCGGGAGTCCTCCGCGTACCCGGAAAGGAACTCGTGCAGCCGGCGCGCGAACTGCCCGGCCTGCTCCCATTTCTCCTCTTCCGGCGATTCCACGTACACCTTCACTCCCCACTCGACCCGCCCGTCGAGCCGGTCGAGTGTCCGAAGGAAGGTCTCCTCGCGCTGTTCCATCATCGTGCGGACACCGCTGTCGTCCCGGAACACGGTCGCGAGCCGGAGCGGCAGCGGCGAGGTGACTACGGTGAGCGCGTCGATCACGTTCTGGTGCGCCCGCGCTGTCGCGCCGAGCCAGTCCAGGTCCTCCAGATGGGCCCGCAACGGCCCCTCTGCGAAGTCCCCCTCCGGCACATGACCCACCACGGCGACGAGGCCGTGGTGGGTCAGCTGCTTGGGCGGAACACCCGCGACACCCGTCAGCTGGGCCGACAGCGGTGTGCCGAAGGGTCGGCAGACGGCGTAGACGTAGCGCAGACCACTCATCCCTGAGCTTCCTCCTCCGTGCGTTCGCGCTCGCGCGCGGGTGCGACCTCATGCCCCTGCCCAGCACTCGTCCGAGGATGTCCGCGTGGTCGGCGCCACCGTCGTGCCCACAGGGGTCGGGCAAGCACTGTGCCGTGGTCGCCGACGGCTCCGGGCATGCCGCCGCCGGCCCACGTGTCTCACCACGGGCAAGGTCCCCATCCACAACCAGGCCAACGACCGAGTCGGCCAACAGCCACGGCGAGCACCGTTTCAGTACTGGTGCCCCTCATGCCGCGGCAGGAGGGGACCGAGTGGGCCGAGGTCGAGGTTGAGGTCTTCGGGGCTCAGGCCGTATCGCTCGCGCAGTTCCGTCATGCGGTCGTCGAGGATCATGAGCGTCATGCCGATGCGTTCTTCCTGTTCCTCGGTCAGGTTGTTCCTCTCGACTCGGCGGATGGCCTGCCGTTCCATGAGCTGGCGCAGCAGCTCCACGACGGTGAGCACCAGTCGGACGAGGTCGCGTTCGACCGTGTCCTTGTCCAGGTCGAGGCGTCGGGCCGGGGACTGCCCGGAGTCGGGTGCGGGCGTTGCCTCAGCACCGACAGGAGGCGGAGGTTCCGTATCAGGAGGCGAGGGCGAGGTACGCGAGCCGGGCAGCCGGCCGGGTGCGTGTTCACCGTGTGCTGTCACGGCAGGATTCCTTCCGTGGCTTCCTCGACCGAGGTGAGCAGGGCGCGCAGCGAGACCCTGACCAGTTCCACGTCGGCGATGCAGAGGCTGAGGTCTCCCGTGATGACGACGCCTCCGGCCAGGAGCCGGTCGAGGAGGTCGACGAGGGCGACCTCCGCGTGGGGCGGGACCGCGGCCGTCACGACGTCGTCCGCGGGATCGCGGGGTCCGTCCGTTCGGCCTGTTCCGGCGGGGGCGAGGCGAAGGAGTACGGGGCCCAGGGTCCGGTGATCTCGACCCGGACGCCG is drawn from Streptomyces liliifuscus and contains these coding sequences:
- a CDS encoding ABC-F family ATP-binding cassette domain-containing protein — protein: MGHLEAAHLEYYLPDGRALLGDVSFRVGEGAAVALVGPNGAGKTTLLRLISGELKPHAGTVTVSGGLGVMRQFVGSVRDESTVRDLLVSVAQPRIREAAQAVDRAEHLIMTVDDEAAQMSYAQALSDWAEVQGYEAETLWDMCTTAALGIPYDKAQFREVRTLSGGEQKRLVLEALLRGTDEVLLLDEPDNYLDVPGKRWLEERLRETRKTVLFVSHDRELLARSAEKIVSVEPGPAGADAWVHGGGFDTYHEARRERFARFEELRRRWDEKHAQLKKLVLNLRQAASISHELASRYQAAQTRLRKFEEAGPPPEPPREQDITMRLHGGRTGVRAVTCKGLELTGLMKPFDLEVFYGERVAVLGSNGSGKSHFLRLLAGGDVTHTGEWKLGARVVAGHFAQTHAHPELEGRTLLDILWSEHSQDRGAAASRLRRYELTAQAEQRFDRLSGGQQARFQILLLELEGCTALLLDEPTDNLDLESAEALQEGLEAFQGTVLAVTHDRWFARSFDRYLVFGSDGRVRESAEPVWDERRVERVR
- a CDS encoding bifunctional phosphatase PAP2/diacylglycerol kinase family protein, with product MTADLDLTVTGPGHALRDRLLALDCRLFEAVAARHWPGADPLLPKLSRSANHGLLWFGTAAALAATRSPRARRAAVRGVASLALASATINTLGKRSVRRPRPLLDAVPMVRQLKRQPITTSFPSGHSASAAAFATGVALESRPLGAVVAPVAAAVALSRIYTGAHFPSDVLVGAAFGAGAAFAVRGLVPTRDQLPPPGRPRADAPALPDGEGLVMVVNRAAGSSDRVRALGDALPRAELVECEPADLRSELEKAAARAEVLGVCGGDGTVNAAATVALRHGLPLAVLPGGTLNHFAQDLGVEDVRDLSQALREGDAVRVDVGLFSADGTEGYFLNTCSLGVYPELVRERDRWSKRIGGWPAGVVATLRVLRADRHPLKAELGGKEHPLWLLFAGNGTYHRMGPLPARRYDLADGRLDVRVVHGGRFPAVRLLAAAVAGPLTRSPAHAAVRVGALRVEGVEPGTLLAYDGEVTTVEGEVTLRKLPEALTVYRPLQQRR
- a CDS encoding class I SAM-dependent methyltransferase; protein product: MSKETAVYTHGHHESVLRSHTWRTAVNSAAYLLPSLKPHMRILDIGCGPGTITADLAELVPDGHVTAVDHAPGILERARATATERGLDNVEFAVADVHALEYPDDTFCVVHAHQVLQHVGDPVQALREMHRVTKPGGFVAVRDSDYAAMTWYPLSRGMDDWLDLYRRVARANGGEPDAGRRLKSWALTAGFTDITSSSSTWCYATAEERAWWSGLWADRTVASAYADRATEGGHATAERLDAVSEAWREWGRQEDAWFSVLHGEILCRKPA
- a CDS encoding GvpL/GvpF family gas vesicle protein → MSGLRYVYAVCRPFGTPLSAQLTGVAGVPPKQLTHHGLVAVVGHVPEGDFAEGPLRAHLEDLDWLGATARAHQNVIDALTVVTSPLPLRLATVFRDDSGVRTMMEQREETFLRTLDRLDGRVEWGVKVYVESPEEEKWEQAGQFARRLHEFLSGYAEDSRIHAPRNATLSRESGRNVLNAAYLVPRSESEAFVELVDRTKDGFPGLRVELTGPWAAYSFSGEDP
- a CDS encoding gas vesicle protein K, giving the protein MTAHGEHAPGRLPGSRTSPSPPDTEPPPPVGAEATPAPDSGQSPARRLDLDKDTVERDLVRLVLTVVELLRQLMERQAIRRVERNNLTEEQEERIGMTLMILDDRMTELRERYGLSPEDLNLDLGPLGPLLPRHEGHQY
- a CDS encoding gas vesicle protein; this translates as MTAAVPPHAEVALVDLLDRLLAGGVVITGDLSLCIADVELVRVSLRALLTSVEEATEGILP